From a region of the Hallerella porci genome:
- the purD gene encoding phosphoribosylamine--glycine ligase has protein sequence MNILVIGSGGRENAIALAVKKSPLCTNLISAPGNPGMERLGKCIPVDVSNPNAIADLAEKEKIDLTIVGPEVPLVNGVIDEFRKRGLRAFGPVKGAAALEGSKAFSKNFMKKYGIPTAAYETFTDLNAALEFLKAHPAPIVVKASGLAAGKGAVVCMTDAEAIAAVEEMLGDKAVFGESGKTVVIEEFMEGEEASLFAVCDGKDYVLLSSAQDHKRVFDGDKGPNTGGMGAYTPAPVVTDEILATVKSQIIEPTLRGMIAEGSPYTGVLYVGIMVTKNGPKVVEYNCRLGDPECQVVLPAYDGDVLALFDAAEKGELKNFNAPKAPKGSAAIVVIASEGYPGAYQKGKEISGIEDAEAIGAMVVHAGTKMQNGKLVTAGGRVLGVVGVGKDLQAALDKAYEGCAKIHFDGAFFRKDIGQKGLAKCKK, from the coding sequence ATGAATATTCTCGTCATCGGTAGCGGCGGTCGTGAAAATGCGATTGCACTCGCTGTGAAAAAATCTCCGCTTTGTACGAATTTGATTTCGGCTCCGGGAAATCCGGGTATGGAACGCTTGGGCAAATGCATTCCCGTTGACGTTTCAAATCCGAATGCGATTGCGGATCTCGCTGAAAAAGAAAAAATTGATTTGACCATCGTAGGGCCAGAAGTTCCGCTGGTGAATGGCGTCATCGATGAATTTCGGAAGCGCGGACTGCGCGCATTTGGCCCGGTGAAAGGGGCTGCAGCGCTCGAAGGCAGTAAAGCGTTCTCCAAAAATTTCATGAAGAAATACGGCATCCCGACAGCTGCTTATGAAACCTTCACCGATTTAAATGCAGCGCTTGAATTTTTGAAAGCGCATCCGGCTCCGATTGTTGTCAAAGCTTCGGGCTTGGCTGCGGGCAAAGGCGCTGTCGTTTGCATGACGGATGCCGAAGCGATTGCTGCGGTCGAAGAAATGCTCGGCGATAAAGCGGTCTTTGGCGAATCGGGAAAAACGGTCGTCATCGAAGAATTTATGGAAGGCGAAGAAGCTTCGCTCTTTGCGGTTTGCGATGGCAAAGATTATGTGTTGCTTTCTTCGGCACAAGATCACAAGCGCGTCTTTGACGGGGACAAAGGTCCGAATACGGGCGGAATGGGCGCTTATACGCCGGCTCCTGTCGTAACCGATGAAATTCTTGCGACGGTAAAATCGCAGATTATCGAACCGACTCTCCGCGGGATGATCGCCGAAGGTTCACCTTATACAGGCGTTCTCTATGTGGGAATTATGGTGACGAAGAATGGCCCGAAAGTCGTGGAATACAACTGCCGTTTGGGCGACCCCGAATGTCAAGTGGTTCTGCCGGCTTATGACGGCGACGTTCTCGCTCTTTTTGACGCCGCCGAAAAAGGTGAACTCAAAAACTTTAACGCTCCGAAAGCGCCGAAAGGTTCCGCAGCGATTGTCGTCATCGCAAGCGAAGGTTATCCGGGCGCTTATCAAAAGGGCAAAGAAATCTCGGGCATTGAAGACGCAGAAGCCATTGGCGCAATGGTCGTTCACGCGGGCACCAAGATGCAAAATGGAAAACTCGTCACCGCAGGCGGTCGCGTTCTTGGCGTCGTCGGCGTTGGCAAAGATTTGCAAGCGGCACTCGATAAAGCTTACGAAGGCTGCGCAAAAATTCACTTTGACGGAGCATTCTTCCGCAAAGACATTGGACAAAAAGGACTCGCAAAATGCAAGAAGTAA